The Trichosurus vulpecula isolate mTriVul1 chromosome 3, mTriVul1.pri, whole genome shotgun sequence genome includes a window with the following:
- the LOC118843960 gene encoding L-threonine 3-dehydrogenase, mitochondrial-like, whose translation MPFQVLNRVFSQVLPRSACRCPIPIVPVKFFSISARQVPSDANFHSASVSDTEHPRVLITGGLGQLGVGLAKLLRKRFGKDNVILSDIRKPSDHVFYSGPFIYSDILDYKNLREIVVNNRITWLIHYSALLSAVGEANVPLARNVNITGLHNILDIATEHSLRLFVPSTIGAFGPCSPRNPTPDLCVQRPRTIYGVSKVHAELIGEYYHYRYGLDFRCLRYPGIISADSQPGGGTTDYAVRIFHDAIRSGRFQCYLKPDTRLPMMYIDDCLRATLEIMEASADSLPKRTYNISAMSFTPEELAQEIVKHVPEFEITYDIDTVRQAIADTWPMNFDDSNARKDWGWKHYYDLPELVTTMFNFYTAESRAVHAN comes from the exons atgccatttcaGGTGCTGAATCGAGTTTTCAGCCAGGTACTACCAAGATCTGCTTGCAGGTGTCCGATTCCGATTGTTCCTGTTAAGTTTTTCAGTATTTCAGCTCGCCAAGTTCCATCTGATGCCAactttcattctgcatcagtttctgACACTGAGCATCCACGAGTACTAATTACAG GAGGTCTTGGACAACTTGGAGTCGGACTTGCTAAACTTTTGAG GAAGCGGTTTGGAAAGGACAATGTGATCTTGTCTGACATTAGGAAACCTTCTGATCATGTTTTCTACAGTG GGCCATTTATTTATTCTGATATCTTGGATTATAAGAACCTTCGGGAAATAGTGGTTAACAATCGAATCACATGGCTCATTCACTATAGTGCCCTGCTAAGTGCCGTTGGAGAAGCGAATGTACCATTGGCAAGAAATGTAAATATTACTG gttTGCATAACATTCTGGACATTGCAACAGAACACAGTCTGCGACTCTTTGTGCCTAGCACTATTGGTGCTTTTGGACCTTGTTCCCCTCGGAACCCAACCCCTGATCTCTGTGTTCAGAGACCTAGAACCATCTATGGAGTGTCCAAGGTTCATGCAGAGCTCATAGGAGAA TATTATCATTATCGGTATGGCTTAGACTTCCGGTGCCTGAGGTATCCTGGAATCATTTCCGCTGACTCCCAGCCTGGCGGAGGAACAACTG ATTATGCAGTTCGGATTTTCCATGATGCTATAAGAAGTGGCAGGTTTCAGTGTTACCTGAAACCAGACACTCGGCTTCCCATGATGTACATTGATGATTGCCTTAGAGCTACACTGGAAATCATGGAAGCTTCTGCAGATTCTCTCCCCAAGAGAACTTACAACATCAGTGCCATGAGTTTTACCCCTGAAGAACTGGCACAGGAAATTGTCAAGCATGTACCTGAATTCGAGATCACATACGATATAGACACAGTTCGCCAGGCCATAG ctgATACTTGGCCAATGAATTTTGATGATAGCAATGCACGGAAGGATTGGGGATGGAAACACTACTACGATCTTCCTGAACTGGTGACAACTATGTTCAATTTCTACACCGCTGAGTCCAGAGCTGTTCATGCCAATTAA